A portion of the Clostridium gelidum genome contains these proteins:
- a CDS encoding M23 family metallopeptidase has protein sequence MDKNLKEKFKNLIRKEGFYIALFLCLCIIVTVGTISYKMISSKNEVNKVEEINKDLTLNSSNEEKTINEIPNAERVEKAPDTSKNNVDKTKAEKSTTVATTNTMNFSNPIEGIESRKYTYPAPVKMEEGVYRTIRGVNLQSKIGTEVKAAAEGIVELIENSGVEEGVVVEIKHANGLKTRYGNLDSNVLVKKGEKVKENQVIAKVGDTAKVFSKEVFGEFLNLQVIDAKGEQVNPEKYFTLKSK, from the coding sequence TTGGACAAAAATTTAAAAGAAAAGTTTAAAAATTTAATTAGGAAGGAGGGATTTTATATCGCTTTATTCCTTTGTCTTTGCATAATAGTTACTGTTGGAACTATTTCCTACAAAATGATTAGTAGTAAAAATGAAGTTAATAAAGTAGAAGAGATAAATAAAGATTTGACGTTGAACTCTAGCAATGAGGAAAAAACAATTAATGAGATTCCAAATGCAGAGAGAGTAGAAAAGGCTCCTGATACTAGCAAAAATAATGTTGATAAAACAAAGGCTGAAAAATCTACTACTGTAGCTACAACTAATACTATGAACTTTTCAAATCCTATAGAGGGTATTGAAAGTAGAAAGTATACTTACCCTGCACCAGTAAAGATGGAAGAAGGTGTTTATAGAACCATTAGAGGTGTGAATTTACAATCAAAAATAGGAACTGAAGTTAAGGCAGCAGCAGAAGGAATAGTAGAACTAATAGAAAATTCAGGTGTTGAAGAAGGCGTAGTTGTAGAAATTAAACATGCCAATGGATTAAAAACAAGATATGGAAATCTTGACTCAAACGTATTGGTAAAAAAAGGAGAAAAGGTTAAAGAAAATCAAGTGATTGCTAAAGTTGGAGACACTGCAAAGGTATTTAGTAAAGAAGTATTTGGAGAATTTTTAAATTTACAAGTAATTGATGCTAAGGGCGAGCAAGTTAATCCAGAAAAGTATTTTACATTAAAGTCCAAGTAA
- the spoIID gene encoding stage II sporulation protein D: MKITNIKIDSSIKIITIITLIIFAILIVLPLIFLRVSKESINVFNLNNNNIVNSSEIIFPINGKVKIYRKEEDKIEELDLEEYIMGVVASEVPANFNEEALKAQAIAARTFYMNRRNDPCKDAKNKGAEICDTTNCQVYMNKEERIAKWSSSQAEINWDKIKKAVLDTKSQVLTYDDLVLKYPQFFAISSGKTEDAKDVFSMDVPYLKSEESKGEEIAPKYKTTIQIPIGEFINKINAKYSTANLKKSNLSLLIKIESYTESGSVKEIKIGDKTLKGTEFRELFNLNSTNFKFDFEKDIVKINCIGYGHGVGMSQWGANAMAQNGAKYDEILKHYYSGVEIQKIKFTP; this comes from the coding sequence ATGAAAATTACAAATATAAAAATTGATAGTAGCATAAAGATAATTACTATTATAACTTTAATTATTTTTGCTATATTAATAGTATTACCGTTAATTTTTTTAAGAGTAAGTAAAGAAAGTATTAATGTTTTTAATTTAAATAATAACAATATAGTTAATAGTTCGGAAATAATATTTCCGATTAACGGCAAAGTTAAAATTTATCGTAAAGAAGAAGATAAAATAGAGGAACTAGATTTAGAAGAATATATAATGGGAGTTGTAGCAAGCGAAGTTCCAGCAAATTTTAATGAAGAAGCTTTAAAAGCTCAGGCAATAGCTGCAAGGACATTTTATATGAATAGAAGAAACGATCCATGCAAAGATGCAAAAAATAAAGGTGCTGAAATTTGTGATACAACTAATTGCCAAGTATATATGAATAAAGAAGAGCGAATAGCTAAATGGAGTAGTAGTCAGGCGGAGATTAACTGGGATAAGATAAAAAAAGCAGTTCTAGATACAAAGTCTCAAGTTCTTACTTATGACGATTTAGTGTTAAAATATCCACAATTTTTTGCGATTAGTTCGGGTAAAACTGAAGATGCAAAGGATGTTTTTTCAATGGATGTACCCTACTTAAAATCTGAAGAAAGTAAAGGAGAAGAAATTGCACCTAAATATAAAACCACTATACAAATTCCTATAGGTGAATTTATAAATAAAATCAATGCAAAGTATTCTACTGCTAATTTAAAAAAAAGTAATTTATCGTTGCTAATTAAAATTGAAAGTTATACTGAATCAGGAAGCGTTAAAGAAATTAAAATTGGTGATAAGACATTAAAAGGAACTGAATTTAGAGAATTATTTAATTTAAATTCAACAAATTTCAAATTTGATTTTGAAAAAGATATAGTAAAAATAAATTGTATAGGTTATGGGCACGGGGTTGGAATGAGTCAATGGGGAGCAAATGCCATGGCACAAAATGGGGCGAAATATGATGAGATTCTTAAACATTACTATAGTGGAGTTGAAATTCAAAAAATAAAATTTACACCTTAG
- the yyaC gene encoding spore protease YyaC — MNKEDINVNSTISYNLTLEIKDYITKNTVIVCIGTDKCIGDCLGPLVGSILTENFFPLPVYGTLSTPIHALNIDERLDEIYSNHPNASIIGVDACLGDTEDIGEIRIRDYAIHPGKGVGKELPEVGIASIIGIVDSINNSELFFSRSIRLSFIMNMAKIISRAFIESYNLNRGQFPMI; from the coding sequence TTGAATAAAGAAGATATTAATGTTAACTCTACCATCTCCTATAACTTAACTCTAGAAATCAAAGATTACATCACTAAAAATACTGTAATAGTTTGTATTGGCACTGACAAATGCATTGGAGATTGCTTAGGTCCTTTAGTTGGATCTATATTGACAGAAAACTTTTTCCCCCTACCCGTTTACGGAACTCTATCCACTCCAATTCATGCCTTAAATATAGATGAACGTTTAGATGAAATATATTCTAATCATCCTAATGCCTCTATAATCGGTGTTGATGCTTGCTTAGGTGATACTGAAGATATCGGAGAAATTCGTATAAGAGACTATGCAATACACCCTGGCAAAGGAGTTGGAAAAGAACTTCCTGAGGTTGGAATTGCATCAATTATAGGTATTGTCGATTCAATTAATAATTCTGAATTGTTTTTTTCACGTAGTATCCGACTTTCTTTTATTATGAACATGGCTAAAATTATATCTAGAGCATTTATCGAATCTTATAATTTAAATCGTGGACAGTTCCCTATGATTTAA
- the spoIIID gene encoding sporulation transcriptional regulator SpoIIID: MKDYIEERVLDVAKYIIDSKATIRKTAKVFGVSKSTIHKDMTERLLKINPEIAEETHLILELNKAERHIRGGKATQMKYKIIES; encoded by the coding sequence TTGAAAGATTATATTGAGGAAAGGGTATTAGATGTTGCAAAGTATATTATAGATTCAAAAGCTACAATAAGGAAAACAGCTAAAGTTTTTGGTGTTAGTAAAAGCACGATTCATAAAGATATGACAGAGAGACTTCTAAAAATCAATCCTGAAATTGCAGAAGAAACACATTTAATTTTAGAATTAAATAAGGCTGAACGACATATTCGAGGTGGAAAGGCTACACAAATGAAATATAAAATTATTGAATCTTAA
- a CDS encoding IS1182 family transposase, with protein MLKTKLYNKNYNQFNDNYQLILPLNLENLIPEDDSVRLLSHILEGLNYTKLYQAYSSVGRKPAVEPKIMFKIVSYAYSQNVYSSRKIEKACKRDINFKWLLQGYKAPDHATISRFRKEYLSNEVIEDLFYQQVKYLAAQNEILFENVFIDGTKIEANANRYTFVWKKSIYKNEAKMFDKILTLAENINLEESRDFIAKKETLIDDIDKILEWLLYEKDKRNIEFVHGIGKRKTAIQKWIEQLFEYKERQEKYNFSKNILSKRNSYSKTDTDATFMRMKDDHMRNGQLKPAYNAQIAVESEYVTGVGIFDDRNDIATLIPMLNNMQEKIGYKYLNVIADSGYESEENYLFLESNNQTPYIKPQTYEKWKKRSFKNDISKRENMKYDAESDLYICHNGRKLIPTSIINRKSASGYKSEATIYECESCDNCAHKSKCTKAKGNRKMQVSKTFVEKREISYRNITTEFGTKLRMNRSIQVEGAFGVLKSDYEFNRFLTRGKNSVKTEFILLCFGYNINKLHSKIQNERTQNHLHELKSTA; from the coding sequence ATGTTAAAAACCAAATTATACAATAAAAATTATAATCAATTTAATGATAATTATCAACTTATATTACCATTAAATTTAGAAAACTTAATACCAGAAGATGATTCAGTCCGCTTGCTAAGCCATATATTGGAGGGATTAAATTATACAAAGTTGTATCAGGCGTACTCTTCCGTTGGAAGAAAACCGGCAGTGGAACCAAAAATCATGTTCAAAATAGTATCGTATGCTTATTCTCAAAATGTTTATTCTAGTAGAAAAATAGAGAAAGCATGCAAAAGAGATATAAATTTCAAGTGGCTACTTCAAGGCTATAAAGCACCTGATCATGCTACCATTAGTAGATTCCGTAAAGAATATCTTTCAAATGAAGTAATTGAAGATTTATTTTATCAACAAGTTAAATATCTAGCAGCTCAAAATGAAATATTATTTGAAAATGTATTTATTGATGGTACTAAAATCGAAGCGAATGCCAATCGTTATACTTTTGTTTGGAAGAAATCCATTTATAAAAATGAGGCAAAAATGTTTGATAAGATTCTTACTCTTGCTGAAAATATCAATCTTGAAGAATCGAGAGACTTTATTGCTAAAAAAGAAACATTGATAGATGATATTGATAAAATTCTCGAATGGCTTTTATATGAAAAAGATAAAAGAAACATAGAGTTTGTTCACGGTATTGGTAAAAGAAAAACTGCAATTCAGAAATGGATAGAGCAACTATTTGAATATAAAGAAAGACAAGAAAAATATAATTTCAGTAAAAACATATTATCAAAAAGAAATAGTTATTCTAAAACTGATACAGATGCAACTTTTATGCGTATGAAAGATGACCATATGAGAAATGGTCAATTGAAACCTGCATATAATGCACAAATCGCAGTTGAAAGTGAATACGTAACCGGGGTCGGAATATTTGATGATAGAAATGATATAGCAACATTAATACCTATGCTTAATAATATGCAAGAAAAAATTGGGTATAAATATCTTAATGTAATTGCAGATTCTGGTTACGAAAGTGAGGAGAACTATTTATTTTTAGAATCTAACAATCAAACTCCGTATATAAAACCACAAACTTATGAAAAGTGGAAAAAAAGAAGTTTTAAAAATGATATTAGTAAACGTGAAAACATGAAATATGATGCAGAATCAGATTTATATATTTGCCATAATGGTAGAAAGTTGATTCCGACCTCTATTATTAATAGAAAATCCGCCAGTGGATACAAATCAGAGGCTACTATCTATGAGTGTGAAAGTTGTGATAACTGTGCTCATAAATCGAAGTGCACGAAAGCAAAAGGAAATAGAAAGATGCAAGTTTCAAAAACTTTTGTGGAAAAGCGTGAAATATCTTATAGAAATATCACAACTGAATTTGGAACTAAATTAAGAATGAACAGATCTATTCAGGTCGAAGGAGCATTTGGAGTTCTAAAAAGTGATTATGAATTCAATAGATTTTTAACACGTGGAAAAAATAGTGTTAAAACTGAATTTATTTTGCTTTGTTTTGGCTACAACATTAACAAATTGCATTCAAAAATACAAAATGAAAGAACCCAAAATCATCTTCATGAATTAAAATCTACTGCCTAA
- the mreB gene encoding rod shape-determining protein, translating into MCFWRTGTDLAIDLGTATVLVYVKGKGVILKEPSVVAINKNNNKLLAIGEDARKMIGRTPGNIIAVRPLRDGVISDYDITQKMLKEFIKKACGKRNIRAPKVIVCVPSQATEVEKRAVIDAAMNSGAKKVYLIEEPLAAAIGAGLDITKPNGCMVVDIGGGTCDIAVISLGGVVERESIKVAGDKFDDAIIKYVRNEYKLMIGEKTAEDLKINIGSAFKNSRNLACMMKGRNLITGLPDEIEITTEEIRNAIKEPIEIIVDTVKKVLEKTPPELVSDIIERGIVMTGGGALIHGLDKLIEFKTGVVTTVADDSVECVAKGTGKVLSYIDKLDSDVNSQQIVLIE; encoded by the coding sequence ATGTGCTTTTGGAGAACGGGGACAGACCTTGCAATTGACTTAGGGACAGCAACTGTACTAGTTTATGTGAAAGGTAAAGGGGTAATATTAAAAGAACCTTCTGTTGTAGCTATAAATAAAAATAATAATAAATTGTTGGCTATAGGGGAAGACGCAAGAAAAATGATAGGAAGAACCCCTGGAAATATAATTGCAGTAAGACCATTAAGAGATGGAGTTATTTCAGATTATGATATAACACAAAAGATGCTAAAAGAATTTATAAAGAAAGCATGTGGAAAACGAAATATTAGAGCACCTAAAGTGATTGTTTGTGTACCATCTCAAGCTACAGAAGTTGAAAAGAGAGCTGTTATTGATGCAGCGATGAACTCCGGTGCTAAGAAAGTTTATTTAATAGAGGAACCATTAGCAGCAGCTATTGGAGCTGGCTTGGATATTACTAAACCAAATGGATGTATGGTAGTAGACATCGGAGGCGGTACTTGTGATATTGCAGTTATTTCATTAGGTGGAGTAGTGGAAAGAGAATCAATAAAAGTAGCTGGCGATAAATTTGATGATGCTATAATAAAATATGTACGTAACGAATACAAATTGATGATAGGCGAAAAAACTGCTGAAGATTTAAAAATAAATATTGGTTCAGCGTTCAAAAATTCTAGGAACTTAGCATGCATGATGAAGGGAAGAAATCTTATAACAGGATTGCCAGATGAAATAGAAATTACGACAGAAGAAATAAGAAATGCAATAAAAGAGCCTATAGAAATTATAGTAGATACAGTAAAGAAAGTATTAGAAAAAACACCACCTGAGTTAGTTTCAGATATAATAGAAAGAGGAATAGTAATGACAGGTGGAGGAGCATTAATACATGGCTTAGATAAGCTTATAGAATTTAAAACAGGAGTGGTAACTACTGTTGCTGACGACTCTGTTGAATGTGTTGCTAAGGGAACTGGTAAAGTACTTAGTTATATAGATAAGCTAGATAGTGACGTAAATTCACAACAAATAGTTCTTATAGAATAA
- the murA gene encoding UDP-N-acetylglucosamine 1-carboxyvinyltransferase: MEKIVVKGVKELKGEVDISCAKNSILPIIAATILCPESIVIDNAPRLEDVEVICKLLSELNCDVHISNLNNKLTIDTKNIVEMDANAELMRKMRASFLIMGPMLARFGYCKLSLPGGCNIGSRPIDLHLKGFKLLGADVIIGHGFVEVKAKKMIGSRIYLDFPSVGATENIMMASVFAEGTTIIENAAEEPEIWDLARFLNKMGAKIKGAGLGKITIDGVKSLKGINYTPIYDRIEAGTFMIAAAITNSKIKINGVNEEHLRPVIEKLKECGIIFSDYKNDSVIVDGRGPKKPLDIKTLPYPGFPTDMQAQMMSLLSVIEGVSVITETVFENRFMHVVELNRMGANIKIDGRIAIIEGVSKFTGCEVRATDLRAGAAMILSGLIAEGKTEISDIYHIDRGYVNIEDKFRSLGAEIYRIDV, translated from the coding sequence ATGGAGAAAATAGTAGTTAAAGGAGTAAAAGAACTTAAGGGTGAAGTTGATATAAGCTGCGCAAAAAATTCGATTTTACCAATAATAGCAGCAACTATATTGTGTCCAGAATCTATAGTTATAGATAATGCACCTAGATTAGAAGATGTAGAAGTTATTTGCAAGTTATTAAGTGAATTAAACTGTGATGTTCATATTTCAAATTTGAATAATAAATTAACGATAGATACAAAGAATATAGTGGAAATGGATGCTAATGCAGAGCTTATGAGAAAAATGAGAGCATCATTTTTAATTATGGGACCTATGCTTGCTAGATTTGGGTATTGCAAATTATCACTACCGGGTGGATGCAATATAGGCAGTAGACCGATAGATTTGCACCTAAAAGGATTTAAGCTACTTGGAGCTGATGTCATAATAGGTCATGGATTTGTAGAAGTAAAAGCAAAAAAGATGATTGGAAGTAGAATATACTTAGATTTTCCTTCAGTTGGTGCAACAGAAAATATTATGATGGCATCAGTTTTTGCAGAAGGCACAACAATAATAGAAAATGCAGCGGAAGAACCAGAAATATGGGATCTAGCAAGATTTTTAAATAAGATGGGTGCTAAGATAAAAGGTGCAGGACTTGGCAAAATAACAATAGATGGGGTAAAAAGCTTAAAAGGAATAAATTATACGCCTATATATGACAGGATAGAAGCTGGAACATTTATGATAGCGGCTGCTATTACAAATAGCAAAATAAAGATTAACGGAGTAAATGAAGAGCATTTAAGGCCTGTAATAGAGAAATTAAAAGAGTGCGGAATTATTTTTAGTGATTATAAGAATGATTCTGTAATAGTAGATGGAAGAGGTCCTAAGAAACCATTAGATATAAAGACACTTCCATATCCAGGATTTCCAACTGATATGCAAGCTCAAATGATGAGCTTATTATCTGTAATTGAAGGAGTCAGTGTTATTACAGAAACAGTTTTTGAAAATAGATTTATGCATGTTGTTGAACTTAATAGAATGGGTGCGAATATAAAAATTGATGGCAGAATTGCTATAATTGAAGGAGTATCTAAATTTACAGGGTGTGAAGTTAGAGCAACAGATTTAAGAGCTGGAGCAGCGATGATACTAAGTGGATTAATAGCAGAAGGTAAAACAGAAATAAGTGATATTTATCATATTGATAGAGGCTATGTTAATATTGAGGACAAATTTAGAAGTTTGGGAGCAGAAATATACAGAATAGATGTATAA
- the atpD gene encoding F0F1 ATP synthase subunit beta yields MPGKIGKVVQVIGPVIDIKFDSDSLPNLYNAIIIMMGDHELVAEVEQHVGDDIVRTIAMSATEGLKRGMDAVDTGSPISVPVGEEVLGRLFNVLGEPIDNCGEVNIKERYPIHRPAPAFKDLAVEPEMFETGIKVVDLLAPYQKGGKIGLFGGAGVGKTVLIQELINNIAKEHGGLSVFTGVGERSREGNDLYHEMMESGVISKTALVFGQMNEPPGARMRVALTGLTMAEYFRDKGQDVLLFIDNIFRYTQAGSEVSALLGRTPSAVGYQPTLATEMGALQERITSTVNGSITSVQAVYVPADDLTDPAPATTFSHLDATTVLSRSIAELGIYPAVDPLESTSRILDPRIVGEEHYKVASDVKNVLQKYKELQDIIAILGVDELGDDDKAVVARARRIQRFLSQSFTVAEQFTGMKGKYVPIKETIRGFKEILEGKYDTLPESAFLFAGSIDDVIEKAKSLG; encoded by the coding sequence ATGCCTGGAAAGATAGGAAAAGTAGTTCAAGTAATTGGACCGGTAATAGATATAAAGTTTGATTCAGATTCTCTTCCTAATTTATATAATGCAATTATTATTATGATGGGAGATCATGAATTAGTAGCTGAAGTTGAGCAACATGTTGGAGACGATATAGTTAGGACAATTGCCATGTCAGCTACAGAAGGCTTAAAAAGAGGAATGGATGCTGTTGATACAGGAAGTCCTATTTCTGTTCCAGTAGGTGAAGAAGTACTCGGAAGATTGTTTAATGTTTTAGGAGAGCCTATTGATAATTGTGGAGAAGTAAATATAAAGGAAAGATATCCAATTCATAGACCAGCTCCTGCATTTAAAGATCTAGCAGTTGAGCCAGAGATGTTTGAAACAGGAATTAAGGTTGTAGATTTACTTGCACCATATCAAAAAGGTGGTAAGATAGGTCTATTTGGAGGAGCTGGAGTTGGTAAAACAGTTTTAATCCAAGAATTAATAAACAATATAGCTAAAGAACATGGTGGATTATCAGTATTTACTGGAGTTGGTGAAAGATCAAGAGAAGGTAATGATTTATATCATGAAATGATGGAATCAGGAGTTATCAGTAAAACTGCATTGGTATTTGGACAAATGAATGAACCACCAGGTGCTAGAATGAGAGTTGCATTAACTGGTTTAACTATGGCAGAATACTTTAGAGATAAAGGTCAAGATGTATTATTATTCATAGATAACATATTCAGATATACTCAAGCAGGTTCTGAAGTTTCAGCATTACTTGGAAGAACACCTTCAGCAGTTGGATACCAACCAACACTTGCAACTGAAATGGGAGCATTACAAGAAAGAATTACATCAACAGTTAATGGTTCTATTACATCAGTTCAAGCTGTATATGTTCCAGCAGATGACTTAACAGATCCAGCACCAGCAACAACATTCTCACATCTAGATGCAACAACAGTTTTATCTAGAAGTATAGCTGAACTTGGTATATATCCTGCAGTAGATCCACTAGAATCTACATCAAGGATATTAGATCCAAGAATAGTTGGAGAAGAGCACTATAAAGTAGCTTCGGATGTTAAGAATGTTCTTCAAAAATATAAAGAATTACAAGATATTATAGCTATCTTAGGTGTAGATGAATTAGGAGATGACGATAAGGCAGTTGTAGCTAGAGCAAGAAGAATACAAAGGTTCTTATCTCAATCATTTACAGTTGCTGAACAATTTACTGGAATGAAAGGTAAATATGTTCCGATAAAAGAAACAATAAGAGGATTTAAAGAAATTCTTGAAGGTAAATATGATACTTTGCCAGAATCAGCATTCTTATTTGCAGGATCTATTGACGATGTTATAGAAAAAGCAAAAAGTTTAGGATAG
- the atpC gene encoding ATP synthase F1 subunit epsilon encodes MASTFLLKIITPNHEVYNSEVEKVFLKNTDGDFEVLASHENMISSTIPCIAKFKDSKGVEDQLFISTSIVHITTNEMTICSDAAEFEEDIDEIRAEEAMTRAKKRLEEADKYNKDRAESALSRAKQRLILKKSNNK; translated from the coding sequence ATGGCTAGTACCTTTTTACTAAAAATTATTACACCAAATCATGAGGTTTATAATAGCGAAGTTGAAAAAGTATTTTTAAAAAATACTGATGGAGACTTTGAAGTATTAGCAAGCCATGAAAATATGATATCAAGTACTATACCTTGTATTGCTAAATTTAAAGATTCTAAGGGCGTTGAAGATCAATTATTTATTTCAACATCAATCGTGCATATTACTACAAATGAAATGACAATATGTAGTGATGCGGCTGAATTTGAAGAAGATATTGATGAAATAAGAGCAGAAGAAGCAATGACAAGAGCAAAAAAAAGGCTAGAGGAAGCTGATAAGTATAATAAAGATAGAGCAGAATCAGCATTATCTAGAGCGAAACAAAGGTTAATATTAAAGAAATCTAATAATAAATAG